The Aspergillus luchuensis IFO 4308 DNA, chromosome 4, nearly complete sequence DNA window AAAGCTTTCATTCACACGCTGCCTGGTACACCTCACAGTATACTTTGATGATAGAATGAGGGGAATGTCACGTTATGATGACCACCAATATAACTGCCATGAGAAAACAAACTACTATTGaattactatttactatGTAGACAGCGAGAAAAAGGCAGTCTTTCCCGCGGAGATACCTGACCAACATGCAGGATCCCTGGGCATGCAGGTCGGGGTCATGCATgtcggatggatggaggggaaaaggacGATGGACCATGGCCAACCCCGCTTTGAATTGCGCCATTGCTGAGATGTTTtactttcttattttattttattttttttttttcccagtTGAGATGCGTtattacttagtagtactactagtatactagtagtagtctagctTAGTGAGCAGGTACCTAAATAGGTGGCTCCAAGGACCTTCCTCATCGGGATAAAATATCTACATTTATTGGCTGttaacaacagcagcagtagtataCTTCGTACAGTAGTGCTACTCCGCtaacaaaaaaaagtatgACGGAGCAGCTGACCGGGTTGCACATGATCAATTCaaaggcggtggtggcttgatgacgatgatgagctcCTAACTAATCTTAGGTTCCTATAAGATACTATCCCGCTAAACTTGATGTTTCTTAAATTCTACTAGATTGACCTGGACAAAGTCTGTGCTCTCACCCACGCGGTTGCTGCTCTCTCctaattagtagtagttccaGGGAAAGATAAGGTGTTGATCAGATGAAGGTTGCTCCCTTGCAGACATGGCCCGGATGTGTTGTCGCACGGTTGTCGTACCGTCTGCTTGTTTGGTATGAAAGCTTTGCTTTCCCCTTGCTGACCTTGTGGGAGGATAAACCTGAGTCAGGAATATAAAAGGAGGAGTCCAAGTGGTACTTCCTCTCATACTACTGAGGACTAAAAACTTCATCCACAGGCCCGTAGAGAACCACTTTCGTCGCAAAAAGAGCCCCAGAAGGAACACCGCTCTCGGGTCTTGGCAGACGCGTGAGAAGCTGCGGCGCACGGATTGGTCGGTAAGAAGGATTTGGACCGATGGGTCTGGAGAGCAACGTGGGCTGCTCGGGCTTTGTCAGTCGGCTGTGACGGCGGCTTCTTCGCTAGTTAATGTGGATTATCACTTGCTCTCCTTCATAACATTAGAAATAGTTCAATGAGGgcggaagaaagagaaataggaagaaagagaataaaaacgGAGATATAGATACATTAAAGAAATTCAAGAACCGATACTGTAGGTGAGTGGAAAGAAAGGTAGAAGTATAACGTCTTGACTACTGTAGTAGAAGTCTGCCTCAGAATCGGTGGCTGTCCCCCGAAGTCGATCAGTGGGAGGCCGCTATTCCCCCGCCCACACTCTGCTTACCTGTCATTGGCTGGGACTTGCCGGGATCGGACATTCTTTGATAGAATGcactttgctttttcttgctaCCCAAATTCAGCAATAATGAAGAATCTctctctactactagtttaGCTGGAACCGTTAATGTTGGAAGGTGCATCGCATACCTATACTACCTTCCGATATAGAGGATGTCCCATGGGTTGAAATTGCGCCCTACAATAGACACTATTCTCAGATGGAATCATATTACGACATCCTCGTGATGCCATACTACTAGTTCTTCTAtgtatcatgatgatgatggtggatttTGCTGGTTCGTTCAGCTCCCCTTCCAGCCACCCCTGAACTGCATCCGAGTTACGtaaaggaaagaaggtcaATGGTCACTTCAACATCGAGGACATCGTGGGCACTTCTAGCAACATCCAACAAGGTCCCGTCTTCCTGTCAGGGCTGCTGCTCTAGTTGCCTCATCTGCCGAGCTGGCCTGTCATCCCCGGCTTTGGAACGAATGGTGCAAGACCAACCACGCAATGGAAAGATGGCAGAGAAACTCAGTGAAGCGCACCCTCAGGAACAGAGGACCGAGTACCTTGGAATCGCGCCAGCCATCCAGAGTTTGCAATTCCGCCTGACACCGTTTCAATCAAATGGCCATCCATTCTATGACTGTTTCGCATTACTCGATATAAACCCCCTCGGAAAGCACATCGGAAGGCTTTCCCCATCACATCATGGGACCGGGGCAGCTTTTCTGGCCAGGATTTTCCCAGCGGACGGGGACTTGTGGGAGGAGTCAAGAAATTCACTCATGGGTACCATCCTCCCATATTAGATGCAACCCCAGACGATCCCAATCCAGACCAGCCGATAGTCGTCGTGGGCTCATCGGGTCCCCGTTGCCGCAGCACACAGACCGCAGTtacttccctttctttctttctctacaACGTCGCTTCCAGGCCCCCCTAGATACGTGGGCATCGAACACACCGACTTGTCCTagaaagggggagaaggttTCTATTTCTGTTCATAGACCAGCTTGTCCCTTTTATAAGGCCATACCTCCTACGTAGTCACTGCATCTTCCCTTTGACACCTTCGTTAATTGTATTTCATCaccattctctctctcccccaatCTGATAAAGCTTGTGCAGTCTCCCCTGACCAACAGGGCTGATTAGGGTCATTGTGGGTGCGAATCTCGGAACCAAGCACTAGACCTGATCCACggctctttttttttgttgaatttttattatttatttttcccgCCAATTTCGCCATATTCCGATTAAACTGCAGCGAAATTAATTAACAGATTATTACTGatctttgcttttgctgtgttattgttatttttattattttatgttTGGTGCATTCGGACTGAAAAAACTTCAGTTTGTGTGAGGTCATTTCCTTGCCTGGTGCGCCAGACCGGCTCTGGGGGGTGTCCACTTGTTCGGCCTCGTTGGAGCATTCGGTGattcttattattcatattatcCTCTCGACGAGGGAGATCCGTGCCTGCAACGGAGGAGGCGCTGCTTTGCATTAACTAACAAAAACCTGGCTTTTGGCGAGCAGCCCGGCTGTGTCGGTCTGAAGTTGGAGCACCTAATATCTCATCATCCGCCGTTGTCTCCAACATCAtcgatcttttttttttcggtgGTGGGattcacttttttttttcttgtacAAGTAGTACTAGTGTCCCGCGCTTTCTTTTGaaccacagcaacagcagcaacaaacaACAGCTGCCTGACCGGTCATCATCTTGCACCATTGAAATCTTCGATTGCGGCATTGTCAAATCAACTGTCTCCCCAGGCAATCTTATCCCACTGAGCTATATAACTCTCCGGCCCTCGTGCGCGCCTCCGCCAACTGCTCCGTCTACTACCCCACTGTTCCATTCGTCAAGGTACCACCACTAGCAGTTTAGGACAGCAACTGGTATTCGTACTACTACGCAAGAAATTCTCTCGACATCTGCAACACACGATCACACCTGCtgcctcttccacctccacaAAATCACTAGTTGGCAATAAATCGGTCTCGCATTGACTCAATTTCCCATTCTGGGAGGCCACCTGACCCGACTCCAGATCTGCTCGAACTGCCCGACTTAGACGTACTTCGTGTTCGTCCGCTGGTCACTTTTCCTCCCCTGCTTTACTTTTACCCCGCATACTTTTTCCTTCAcctttttttactttttaaatcTACCTCCCCCTCTACTatattctcctcctcctaccGCGGAGAATTATCTCTTGCACCCGCATTCACACtacatcccccctcccactaTAACTCATGACACAACAAAGAAAGACCATTGCCGTGGTGAACGCTACGGGTCGCCAGGCGGCGTCTCTGATCCGTGTCGCTTCGGCAGTGGGCCACCATGTTCGCGCTCAGATCCATTCGCTCAAGGGCCTCATCGCGGAGGAATTACAAACCCTGCCCAATGTCACTCTCTTCCAGGGTCCCCTTCTAGGCAACACAGAGCTGATGGACTCCCTGTTCCAAGGGGCCAATCTTGCGTTCATCAACACGACCTCCCAGTCTGGCGACGAAGTCGCGATCGGACGCGCCTTGGCCGATGCCGCCAAGCGAGCAGGAACCATTCAACACTACGTCTACAGCAGTATGCCCGACCACTCTGTGCATGGACCATGGCCTCCGGTGCCCCTTTGGGCTCCCAAGTTCACCGTGGAGAATTACATTCGTCAACTCGGTCTGCCCTCGACTTTCGTCTACGCCGGaatctacaacaacaactttaCGAGTCTACCATACCCCCTCTTCCAGATGGAGCTGATGCAGGACGGAAGCTTCGAGTGGCACGCACCTTTCGACCCGGATATTCCTCTCCCCTGGCTGGATGCTGAGCATGATGTGGGACCGGCGCTGCTGCAGATCTTCAAGGATGGGCCCAAGAAGTGGAATGGTCATCGGTAGGTTTCCGGTCATTCATCGGAGGGTGACATATAGCTGATCGCTGATTTACCGCAGGATCGCCCTCACATTCGAGACGCTCTCCCCGAACCAGGTCTGTGCGGCATTTTCGCGCGCTCTCGGTCGCCCATGCCGCTACGTTCGCGTGCCCAAGGTCGAAGTCAAGGTCAACATCCCGCCCGGCTATCGGGAACAATTGGAAGCCATTGAGGTGGTGTTTGGACAGTGCGATGCACCCTACTTCCCGCAGCCCGAATTCTCCCGCCCTGCGGCCGGGTCACCGAAGGGCCTGGGCCCAGCCAATGGCAAAGGTGCGGGTGCGGGAATGATGCAGGGTCCCGGAGGGGTCATATCATTGCGTGTTACGGATGAGGCCCGGCACCTGTGGCAGGGCTGGCGAGACATGGAGGAATACGCGCGTGAGGTCTTCCccgtggaagaggaagcgaaCGGGCTGGACTGGATGTTGTGATGGCGCGATCTGACGTGCTGTGTTGCACTTCGGTGAGCGATGGGGAGGGCAGCCGCAAGGTCGATTCAGCGATGGGCGCGATTGGCTCGATAAAGAGGTTACATCGATTGTCTGAGCGCAAGCCGAAACCGGCCGGTTGTCCTGTCCCTCACTCCCACCGCTGCGTTCAGTGCTCTCTGGTTTTCctttcaatttcttttcttttctgagtTTTTTTCATTTCATGCATTACTGGCGAACTGGCCTGGGTCTTATCTTTGGGAGACGGAAAAATTATACCATAATGGGAAAGACGAAGACGCAGGAGTGGTTGTCATGATGGGGCCcatttcatctcatctcatctcaccGCGGAAAAAAGTTTCTATATTAATGGGTTGCTGGTTGAAACGCACGTTACGAATTTTGcaggcatgatgatggacatGTCGGATTGGAGGCCAATCCGCCAAAAGTTTATTTTGACTATTTGTTACgccttctgtttctgtttctttttctcattttttattttttctttcacttcttcACTATGCATTTCAAGTGATCTGCATTTATGTGTTTGCCGATTATTCCCCTCGGGTGTGATGATCGCACCGGCGgctgtttgtttgtttgtttgagtATCCTGATGAAGGGATGTgatttattgattgattgattgactggctGGATTGATACTCAAGACCCATGGTGACTTGGGTAGATAGCAAAGCTAATATTTGGAATGGACTAAGCTCATTCTCAGTCCGCCAGACATGCTACTTGTTGTTTTCATTGCGGTCACTAACCCCCTTACTTGACTGATGCAATTTGAATTGCCAGCAAAAATCACAGCTTCGATCGATCTCGAAATTCCCATCCATGGAGTATAAATCacaacaagcagcagcaccatcAAACCCGCCTTGAATTAAACTACATACTAAACTATACCCCGAACGAAGCTAACCCGCACCCCCAGCCCTGTTTTTCGCCACCGATAAGCAGATCTCCCGGAAAAAGCAACGAGTCTTGCTGGGCTTAAAGTTGCTGGGGAAAACCCGCCCGAAGCGATCCCTGTCGTGGCGTGGGTTAGTCAGACTATAGTTTGATAAAGAGGTGGGCTGGAACATTCTCTTCTTGTGgagataggtaggtaggtaggtaagtgTGTGGGTTGATGATAACGTTATTGACTTGCTACCACTACAGTGGGTAGATTTAATAATGTATGGTGTAAGATAAGTTATCGCAGAATATGGGGTGAGTAGTAGTGTAAGCATCTGACTTGGTTAAACAGAAGAGTAGTATAATGTCTTACATTGTTTGCGACTATTGATATGATGGTCACTTTGTCAGTCAGTCTTTCCCTATCgttggcgggggaggggagtaCTGCTCCATGACTCCGTAGGGGAAACGCACTCAGCATTCGGAGACCTCCGTGCTACCTACTTATCATCATCTATTACTCGAATTAAATGACATGCTGCCTGCCTGCAACTTCACGACTTACTTTACGGACCATCCCACCATCCTTCCAATCCTTCTTTCCCACTGGATACTAGCTAATAAGCCTTCCTTCCATGGCACTTACTTAACCAACTGATTAGTAGAATAACTAGTCAGTTATTCTCCGGAATCATTCAATAACCCCTTACTAATCCACTAACTACAAAGCAGCTACTAACCCAATTCAGTTAAATTAACAGCTAGCCCTGAGGTTCCCTTCCCGTGCAACCTACCAAAACCAGCCTAGCCGGCTAGCAAAGCATAAGCACCAGCACAGCATAGCATAGTTACTAATCTCCTCTCCCCTGAACTAACTAATTACGGAGGAGAGAGCTAAGTAAATTAACCAACTACGTAGGTAGGCAACTTCCGCCCGTCTCAGCCGCGCCCGCGCCCGCGCGCTGACTGACCATAGTTACTACTTAccttagtactactacgcGCAgtaaccaaccaaccagtaAACTTTTTTGAAACGAtcagaatttttttttcttcctacCTATATATAACATATACCCACTTACTTCCCATTTACTTTTGGGATACACAAAAAACTATTCATTGAATCGtctctcttttctgtttttgGATCAAATTCACTTGGAGAAAAAATTAcagctcatcatcatgtctgctgAGGAACAACAAGCTAACACGTCGCTGTTGGAGCGCATTCAGCGCCCCGAGGTGAGCAAGgagacggcgaagaagattTCTTTGATTGAGGAGCAGTTTGCTAGGGCGGAGGTGGAGCAGTGTATgttcttttattcttttctatttcttttatcttttgGTTTTTTTAACTTTGGGGTTTGTTTGTTGGATTGGTTGTTATTGTTTATTTGGCGATAGGATCTAATCTAACTAATGGGTATATAGTGCGCCAGTCTACTCTCCTGCTTCGTCCTCTGTTCGAAAAGCGCAGCCAGGTCATCGCCGAGCCGGATTTGCGCGACACCTTCTGGACTCGTGTCATGCTCAATGCGCCCGCCGAGGTCGAGGAATACATCACCATGACCGATGCCACGATTCTCGCTTCGACTCTTAAGAACCTGACCGTGGAGCGTTTCGAAATCGATGAGAAGGGCCAGGGCGAGCCCCGCAGCTTCCGCTTGACCTTTGAGTTCCGTACCGGCGATGAGAACCCTTACTTTGAGAACGAGAAGCTCGTCAAGACCTTCTACTGGCGCAAGCAGGTCATCACTACCCCCAAGGGTCACAAGCGCACTTGGGACGGTCTGGTCTCTGAGCCTGTCCGCATCAACTGGAAGAAGGACCAGGATCCTACCAAGGGTCTGCTGGACGCTGCTTGCGACCTTgctgaggcggagaagaagggcggAGACCGCAAGAAGCTGCCTGAGTTCACCAAGGTCcttgagaagaaggatgagatTGAGGCTGCTGAGGACCAGGagatgggtgatgatgaggatgagctcCCTGAGGATGGCCCCGGTGGTATGAGCTTCTTCGCTTTCTTCGGCTACCGTGGCAGCGATGTCACTGCTGAGCAGTCTGAGACCGCGACCAAGGAGGACAACGAGAAATTTGAGAAGCTTCTCAAGGGCGAGCCTGTTGAGGgcgagaatgaggaggatgatgacgaggatgacgacaTTGAGGATGAGTTCGATGACATTGAGGTCTTCCctggtggtgaggagctCGCTATTGCGATCGCTGAGGACCTCTGGCCCAACGCTCTGAAGTACTATGGTGAGTGCTTTCCATATCCCGCAAGAAATCCAAGCTGACCTCCTTCCAGTCACGGATCAGGCCATCGAGGAGGTCGACTTTGACGACAGCGAGCTTGATATCTCaggagacgaggaggaggacgagaacGACCGTCCccgcaagaagaccaaggtctAAAGATATCACCGTGTCTTGTCTTGAATAACGCAGTTGTAACCATATGTTTCCATGTCTTAAAGAACAATGagcaggatgaggaggaggaccaaAACGAATATGAGGACGGCAATGCAAAAGGATGACATTGTATCTAATTGATAATCAGCCAACGTTTTTCTTCCGAAAAGGCACAATGTAAAAATGTCAAAAGTGTAACCACTTACCCTCATTCTTCCGTATGATGTATTTCAGCCTTGACATGCCATTCTGCAACTTGCCGCCCACCCGGTCGGCCAACGTATCCACTTCATCTATCATGACCCCCTGTTCCTCCAACTCTCTCCCCATATCATCAGCCTGCTGTCGCAGGTTCCCCACCGTGCGAAACACCCCATCCAACTGCTCATCTTGTTCGTGCATCAACTCCATCTGTCGTTGCTGCTCCATCGCAGCATAGTAATCATCTCCCTGATCCTCCGCCGACGGCGACAAGACATTATCAAAGTCAGCCGGGTTCGGCAGCGCACCAGTCGTGCCCTTCCCACCACTCGAAGCTGTAACTGTCCTCTGCAACTCCTCCCTCATCTTTTCGACCTCGGCACCGACATCATTAACGAGAATTCGTCGGCgctggacttcttccagTTCTAGACCGAATCGATATGGATCTTGCTCGATTGCACGCACACTCTCGACTAGATCGTCGAGGTCCGCGGTTAGATCGGTGAGGGTTGTCTCGAGCTCGGAGCGCGCTTGTTGGAGCTCTGGGTTATTGGGCGATTTGGCAAGGGAACGAATGCGGAGataggaggagaagagaggtcGTGTGGATTGGAGGGTTGAGAGGACGTCGCTGTTGGCATTGGATTGGTGCTACGTCAGCTACCTGGCTTGATGGGTTGTAGATTGGATGGATCAATAAGGGGGAGAGAAACTTACGCTTGGACTTGGAGGAAGGGGTCTGTGTGGTCCATGGTTGTTGGGTAGTTGGGTATATGCTAGGGGAAGATCATGAGATAGTTACAATGGGTCAAACAACGCTTCCAGAGATGCTTTGGTGGTTGGGAATAGCGACGATAGTGA harbors:
- a CDS encoding histone chaperone napB (COG:L;~EggNog:ENOG410PQDW;~InterPro:IPR037231,IPR002164;~PFAM:PF00956;~go_component: GO:0005634 - nucleus [Evidence IEA];~go_process: GO:0006334 - nucleosome assembly [Evidence IEA]); the protein is MSAEEQQANTSLLERIQRPEVSKETAKKISLIEEQFARAEVEQLRQSTLLLRPLFEKRSQVIAEPDLRDTFWTRVMLNAPAEVEEYITMTDATILASTLKNLTVERFEIDEKGQGEPRSFRLTFEFRTGDENPYFENEKLVKTFYWRKQVITTPKGHKRTWDGLVSEPVRINWKKDQDPTKGLLDAACDLAEAEKKGGDRKKLPEFTKVLEKKDEIEAAEDQEMGDDEDELPEDGPGGMSFFAFFGYRGSDVTAEQSETATKEDNEKFEKLLKGEPVEGENEEDDDEDDDIEDEFDDIEVFPGGEELAIAIAEDLWPNALKYYVTDQAIEEVDFDDSELDISGDEEEDENDRPRKKTKV
- a CDS encoding NmrA family NAD(P)-binding protein (COG:K;~EggNog:ENOG410PHQK;~InterPro:IPR036291,IPR008030;~PFAM:PF05368), with amino-acid sequence MTQQRKTIAVVNATGRQAASLIRVASAVGHHVRAQIHSLKGLIAEELQTLPNVTLFQGPLLGNTELMDSLFQGANLAFINTTSQSGDEVAIGRALADAAKRAGTIQHYVYSSMPDHSVHGPWPPVPLWAPKFTVENYIRQLGLPSTFVYAGIYNNNFTSLPYPLFQMELMQDGSFEWHAPFDPDIPLPWLDAEHDVGPALLQIFKDGPKKWNGHRIALTFETLSPNQVCAAFSRALGRPCRYVRVPKVEVKVNIPPGYREQLEAIEVVFGQCDAPYFPQPEFSRPAAGSPKGLGPANGKGAGAGMMQGPGGVISLRVTDEARHLWQGWRDMEEYAREVFPVEEEANGLDWML
- a CDS encoding SNARE domain protein (COG:U;~EggNog:ENOG410PIQ4;~InterPro:IPR010989,IPR000727,IPR015260;~PFAM:PF09177;~go_component: GO:0016020 - membrane [Evidence IEA];~go_process: GO:0016192 - vesicle-mediated transport [Evidence IEA];~go_process: GO:0048193 - Golgi vesicle transport [Evidence IEA]), producing the protein MDHTDPFLQVQADVLSTLQSTRPLFSSYLRIRSLAKSPNNPELQQARSELETTLTDLTADLDDLVESVRAIEQDPYRFGLELEEVQRRRILVNDVGAEVEKMREELQRTVTASSGGKGTTGALPNPADFDNVLSPSAEDQGDDYYAAMEQQRQMELMHEQDEQLDGVFRTVGNLRQQADDMGRELEEQGVMIDEVDTLADRVGGKLQNGMSRLKYIIRKNEGKWLHF